TCTGCAGCATAAAGGGGCTTCTCCCAGAGCCTGGAAAGGGCCGGAATAATTTGAGATTCCACCGAGATAAGATAATTTTCCCCGAGGAACAGATGGAGCTCTTTGATTCTAAGACGATTCTTTCTGAATTTAATGGCGAATAAAACCAGGAAAATATATCCTTCATACTGATCCAGTTTTGCCCGCTGATTCTGGTGACGGCAATCCTCCAGGGTTAAGGGATGAAAATGGAAAATTTCTTCCAATTGACAAAGTTCTTCTTCAGAAGGTTGGATCCATCGCCCCCAGAGGATCACATCCTTCTTGGAAAGGAAATCTTTAACTTCTTCCAGGGAAGGGGTATGGAATCGATGGGTATCTTTAAAGAAAATGGTGAGTTGGATCATAACTTTTAGCTTATCGTAAAAGCTGTTTTCGATCAAGAAAAATTATCATTGACTTCTCAGGGTTTCGGTATAAAATGACCGCATAGTTTATTAACTCTTTGGTTCATAGAGCATTCCGATGGCACTAAATTAGGTCTTCCCCTAACTTACTGCCAGCGGAGTTATCCGGATATTGAACGATGAAAGATAAATTTAGAGTGGGTCTTACCCGGGATTTTCTTACAGACGACGGGAGGTTAGTTTTTGAAGATATCGGTTTGAGCCTATTGGATGAGCAACCCCATATCGAATACACTTTTTTTAAAGAACATTTTCCCGAGATTCAACCGGATCAGATTCGGGGATTAGATGGAATTATTGTATTGGCCCCTCGGGTGACCCGGAATACCTTAAAGGGAGCCGATCGACTGGTGGTCATTGCGCGATTTGGAGTCGGTTACGAATCTGTGGATTTAGATGCCTGCACCGACCACAATGTGGCTATATTTACAACCCCTGGAGCGGTGGAAAGACCTATGGCCGGGGGGATTATGGCCTTTTTATTGGCCCTTTCCCGAAAGATGTTGATTAAAGATCGATTGATTCGATCTGGGCGTTGGAAGGATAAAATTTTCCATATGGGAATAGAATTTATTGGAAGAACGCTGGGATCGGTCGGAATAGGAAACATTGGAAGTGAGATGTTTCGTCTGGCTAAACCCTTTGGATTTGGGAGATTCCTTGCCTACGATCCTTATGTAACCAGAGAAAAAGCTGAAGCCTTAGGGGTTGAGTTGGTAAACGATTTAGACACTATCTTTCGGGAATCAGATTTTGTAACGGTCAATTGCCCTCTAACCAAAGAAACTGCCAGAATGATAGGAGAGCGTCAATTCCGCCTGATGAAAAAGACGGCCTATTTTGTTAATACGGCACGGGGAGGCATCGTAGATCAAAAAGCCCTGACCAGAGCCCTCACCGAGGGATGGATAGCCGGGGCCGGAATAGATGTCTTTGAGCAAGAACCTGTAGATCCCGATGATCCTCTACTCAAACTGGACAACGTCATTGTAACCGCCCACTGTATTGGATGGACCCATGAAGCTTTCCGGGATATAGGACGTATGGACTGTATGGGCATTGTCAAAGCCTCTCGAGGTGAGATACCCGATCATGTGGTTAATAAGGCAGTGCTTCAAAAGAAGGAATTCCTGGATAAACTGGCACAGTATAAGAAATAACCAAGGAGGTGGAAGACTTATTTAACTTACTTTTGAAGAAGGGGAAAGGATCAGGAAGAATGGCCATGGATTGGACCTTCATATGGTATATAGGTACCCTCCTCTGTGGTTGGATTTTGACCTTTACCCAGGTAAACCCGGTGGAAGGCAAAGATAAAAAGGTCGTCGTACTCTGGCATACAGAAACAGAGCCTGAATTCCTTAAAGCCATGGGGGAAATTATTCAGGATTTTGAGACCATCCACCCGGATATTCAGATCCAGCAGGTAGGTATCTCCTGGGATACGCTGGAGAATAATCTTGTAACCGCCCTCGGTTCCGGTAAGGTCCCGGATATAACCCATGGCCAGCCTATTACCTGTGCGTTTTTTTATGCGAAAAAACTTCTTCGCCCTCTGGACGATATCGTTGCTTCTATCGGAGAGGACAATATCTGGGAAGTGGTGAAGAAGATCGGTTACTTTGATAACCACTACTATGGCATTGTCCATGCGGCCGGAACTTCTCTTCTTATTTATCGAAAAGATTTATTCAAACAAAAACAACTCACCCCCCCCAAAACCTGGGAGGATTTTCTACAGATTGCCGGGATCTTAACGGAAGATCTTGATGGAGATGGTCGGGTAGACCGTTATGGGTTAGGCCTTCCGGGAACCTCTTTTTTTATTACCGGTGTTTTCGATGAACTCCGCCAATCTAATAATGCTGATCTCTTGGATTCCAAAGGAAATCCCTTATTAACCGAGAAACCAATCTTAGAGCTTCTGGAGTTTTACAGGAAACTCGTACCTTATCTCCCTCCCGATTGGATTCGATATGGATATTTAGATACCTTTGTGGCCCTTGCCCGTGGAAAAGTAGCCATGATTTATACGGGTTATGGGCAAGGAGTCGGATATATCGAGCGATATGCTCCCAAGGAAATAGCCGACCCGGAACACTTTGGAGTTCTTACCAAACCGATCGGACCTCTGGGAACCTATCCT
The Candidatus Limnocylindrales bacterium genome window above contains:
- a CDS encoding sugar ABC transporter substrate-binding protein, which gives rise to MDWTFIWYIGTLLCGWILTFTQVNPVEGKDKKVVVLWHTETEPEFLKAMGEIIQDFETIHPDIQIQQVGISWDTLENNLVTALGSGKVPDITHGQPITCAFFYAKKLLRPLDDIVASIGEDNIWEVVKKIGYFDNHYYGIVHAAGTSLLIYRKDLFKQKQLTPPKTWEDFLQIAGILTEDLDGDGRVDRYGLGLPGTSFFITGVFDELRQSNNADLLDSKGNPLLTEKPILELLEFYRKLVPYLPPDWIRYGYLDTFVALARGKVAMIYTGYGQGVGYIERYAPKEIADPEHFGVLTKPIGPLGTYPVSQMNAEPWMIFKEARHPEEAAEFLKFFYRDENYLKYILSMPIHFLPITKSLRNHPKYLANPVIKKWHEWLMAQQTYFENNLARPLLVTHWEDLRKPFLLEVLTSNIISELVLEVTVQGKPSAEAAMKAQRSLDKLLLAGGYRRK
- a CDS encoding hydroxyacid dehydrogenase, producing the protein MKDKFRVGLTRDFLTDDGRLVFEDIGLSLLDEQPHIEYTFFKEHFPEIQPDQIRGLDGIIVLAPRVTRNTLKGADRLVVIARFGVGYESVDLDACTDHNVAIFTTPGAVERPMAGGIMAFLLALSRKMLIKDRLIRSGRWKDKIFHMGIEFIGRTLGSVGIGNIGSEMFRLAKPFGFGRFLAYDPYVTREKAEALGVELVNDLDTIFRESDFVTVNCPLTKETARMIGERQFRLMKKTAYFVNTARGGIVDQKALTRALTEGWIAGAGIDVFEQEPVDPDDPLLKLDNVIVTAHCIGWTHEAFRDIGRMDCMGIVKASRGEIPDHVVNKAVLQKKEFLDKLAQYKK